In the genome of Treponema pedis, one region contains:
- a CDS encoding YeeE/YedE family protein, with amino-acid sequence MKKTENIIGFAVLILGIVLGYAFLKTQMLFFRWMIGIGIGYVLTRAFFGFAGSVNRAFRTGSTKLMRTLMLMFTVTAILTASFLIFGDPKAFKLSVHPINLGLVLGGLLFGFGMSLCSCCASGSLTDIVTGLPRAAVTLFFMCLGVFLGFPFQAKASWVKDSVISTGSHKGVFIPDWFSSDGKGGYLGAILVTVLFASIVSVLSYMYERKRKNENSFSGVGDERAQDEVQQLDTKNYKFFSKENYEHIFSKPWSLGTGAFAFAVLFTLLMGVTKSGWGVSTPFGFWFGKLLYVFGVSAESLAEFTGKTPEFFSGAVFANGGSVQDIGIIFGTLVCLLLAGTFTKTFKSELKITFMDVIVFAVGGFTMGLGTRLANGCNAGALYTPIANFSLSGWLYLIVVTSGGILGNILLKKMKRIG; translated from the coding sequence ATGAAAAAAACAGAAAACATTATCGGGTTTGCCGTGCTTATACTCGGCATTGTATTAGGTTATGCGTTTTTAAAAACGCAAATGCTGTTCTTCCGTTGGATGATAGGCATCGGAATAGGTTATGTTTTAACCAGAGCCTTTTTCGGATTTGCAGGAAGCGTAAACAGAGCGTTCCGTACAGGTTCTACAAAACTTATGCGTACTCTTATGCTGATGTTTACGGTAACGGCTATTCTTACCGCATCTTTTTTGATTTTCGGCGACCCTAAAGCTTTTAAGCTTTCGGTTCACCCTATTAATTTAGGTTTGGTACTCGGCGGTTTATTGTTCGGTTTCGGAATGAGCCTTTGCTCATGCTGTGCTTCGGGCTCTTTAACCGATATAGTAACGGGGCTTCCTCGCGCTGCGGTTACGCTTTTCTTTATGTGCCTCGGTGTATTTTTAGGATTTCCGTTTCAAGCTAAAGCCTCATGGGTAAAAGATTCTGTCATAAGTACGGGAAGCCACAAGGGCGTTTTTATACCCGATTGGTTTTCTTCGGACGGAAAGGGCGGCTACTTGGGAGCGATACTGGTAACCGTATTGTTTGCTTCGATAGTAAGCGTTCTTTCGTATATGTATGAGAGGAAGAGAAAAAACGAAAACAGTTTTTCCGGTGTAGGAGATGAGCGGGCTCAAGATGAAGTACAACAGCTTGATACTAAAAATTATAAATTTTTCAGCAAAGAAAATTATGAACACATATTTTCAAAACCGTGGTCGCTCGGAACCGGAGCCTTTGCCTTTGCCGTTTTATTTACCTTGTTGATGGGAGTAACGAAATCGGGTTGGGGAGTTTCCACACCTTTCGGTTTTTGGTTCGGAAAACTGTTATATGTTTTCGGCGTAAGTGCGGAATCCCTTGCAGAGTTTACTGGTAAAACACCTGAGTTTTTTTCGGGAGCGGTTTTTGCAAACGGAGGTTCAGTACAGGATATAGGAATTATTTTCGGAACTCTTGTATGCTTATTGCTTGCGGGGACATTTACAAAAACTTTTAAATCCGAACTTAAAATTACATTTATGGACGTAATAGTTTTTGCCGTAGGAGGTTTTACTATGGGTTTAGGCACGCGTCTTGCAAACGGCTGTAATGCGGGAGCTCTTTATACACCCATTGCAAACTTTTCACTTTCCGGCTGGCTCTACCTTATTGTGGTAACCTCAGGCGGAATTTTGGGAAATATTCTTTTGAAAAAAATGAAAAGAATAGGTTAG
- a CDS encoding APC family permease, producing the protein MENNNLIKKTGLSKFAILNLVIGAIIGWGSFILPGVSFLPNSGIINTALGLCIGGVFVIIIQKAYQVMLRCHVGEGGEFSYTLSNMGKVHGFAVGWSLSLCYLSMIPLNATAYVLILRKIFGKVMLWGYMYNFGPTSVYLADILIASAPIIIFTLINLRGLQLSSKIQNIMSSSLVIIVIGLFFIILTKSDLKAFSENYLGFEKISFIKAASVIAIIPFLFVGFDVVPQVSVDLGFSPSKTHHTTILAIFFGILLYNLLNMIAGLSYGPAEAAQVEWAVGSSVTDKTGIIGFLFLLVALFSAVTGGINGFMISSSKLFGAISQENLSPKFLGEKNEKGIYHKAILFIAAVSLIGPWIGREVIILIVDMASVLAALAYTYVGFIGIKKSLSVFEKIMCILTCLVGAVFIGLLLIPGSPAQLSKGSMIFLIAWGLLGVLFYRFGTKQRNS; encoded by the coding sequence TTGGAAAATAATAATTTAATAAAAAAAACGGGGTTATCCAAGTTTGCTATTTTAAACTTGGTAATAGGAGCCATCATCGGCTGGGGCTCTTTTATTTTACCCGGAGTTTCTTTTTTACCTAATTCCGGAATAATAAACACGGCACTAGGACTTTGCATAGGAGGCGTTTTCGTTATAATCATACAAAAAGCTTATCAGGTTATGCTTAGATGCCATGTGGGGGAGGGCGGTGAATTTTCGTATACGCTTTCCAATATGGGAAAGGTGCACGGGTTTGCTGTCGGCTGGTCGCTCAGTCTTTGTTATTTAAGTATGATTCCCCTTAACGCCACGGCTTATGTTTTAATTTTGCGTAAAATTTTCGGTAAGGTAATGCTTTGGGGATATATGTATAATTTCGGCCCGACAAGCGTATACTTGGCGGATATTCTTATTGCTTCCGCTCCCATCATAATTTTTACTTTAATAAATTTACGCGGATTGCAGTTAAGCAGTAAAATTCAAAATATAATGAGTTCTTCGCTTGTAATAATAGTAATAGGATTATTTTTTATAATTCTTACAAAAAGCGATTTAAAAGCTTTTTCGGAAAATTATTTAGGCTTTGAAAAAATTTCTTTTATAAAAGCCGCTTCCGTCATAGCCATTATTCCGTTTTTATTTGTAGGTTTCGATGTAGTGCCGCAAGTTTCGGTCGATTTGGGTTTTAGCCCTTCAAAAACGCATCACACGACAATTCTTGCAATATTTTTCGGAATTTTATTATATAATCTTTTGAATATGATTGCAGGTTTAAGTTACGGTCCTGCCGAAGCGGCTCAAGTCGAATGGGCGGTCGGAAGCTCCGTAACGGATAAAACAGGAATTATAGGTTTTTTATTTTTACTGGTTGCTCTTTTTTCCGCCGTTACCGGAGGCATAAACGGTTTTATGATAAGCAGCAGTAAACTTTTCGGCGCTATTTCTCAAGAAAATTTAAGCCCGAAATTTTTAGGTGAAAAAAACGAAAAGGGGATTTATCACAAAGCGATTTTATTTATTGCAGCCGTAAGTTTAATAGGGCCTTGGATAGGACGTGAAGTAATTATTTTAATTGTAGATATGGCGTCTGTTTTAGCCGCATTGGCATATACGTATGTCGGTTTTATAGGAATAAAAAAAAGTCTTTCGGTATTTGAAAAAATTATGTGCATTCTTACTTGTCTTGTGGGAGCCGTTTTTATCGGTTTGCTTTTAATACCGGGCTCTCCCGCGCAATTGAGTAAGGGGTCTATGATTTTTTTAATTGCATGGGGACTATTGGGTGTACTTTTTTACCGTTTCGGAACAAAACAGCGTAATTCATAG
- a CDS encoding FAD-dependent oxidoreductase — translation MAKKVVIVGGVAGGASVAARVRRLDESAEVIMFERGPNVSFSNCALPFFLSRIVPKSENLVLMSPEQFKKQYNIIAKTSHEVIKINAKAKTVTVKDLASGKEFEESYDTLVLSPGASPLVPKSIKGADKPHVFTVRNVVDIKKIDDYIQTNNVNDIAVIGAGYIGVETAENLRLAGKNVALVEKLNQVVAPFDYDMAQLLHKEMYDKGLNLILGDGIKEINDDNIVLESGKKVTAKAVVLSLGVYPETELAKSAGITLGETGAILVDHNYRTNIDDIYAVGDAIEVSHFITNKKTRLTLAGPAQRQARAAADDMYRIPHRNTGVIGSSVIHCFDYNAACTGLNEKDCKANGINYDYVYLIPGDKVGLMPNSNPLFFKLIFEKPSGRILGAQAIGKGNVDKRVDVIASFIMLNGTLEDLKELELCYSPMFGTAKDIVNHAALVALNILNGVFKQVPVTMVRELVEKNACIIDVREPHEFEAGHIVNAINIPLSQFRERVKEIPKDKPVYLHCRSSQRSYNAICALQGLGYRNVYNIMGSFLGLSVYEYYTDKIQNRKPIVTAYNFN, via the coding sequence ATGGCAAAAAAAGTTGTTATCGTAGGAGGCGTTGCGGGCGGAGCTTCCGTTGCCGCAAGAGTACGCCGTTTGGACGAAAGCGCGGAAGTTATTATGTTTGAAAGAGGACCTAACGTATCTTTTTCCAACTGCGCTTTACCCTTCTTTTTAAGCAGAATTGTACCGAAAAGTGAAAATCTTGTTTTGATGAGCCCGGAGCAGTTTAAAAAGCAATACAATATTATTGCAAAAACTTCGCATGAGGTTATCAAAATAAATGCAAAGGCAAAAACCGTAACGGTTAAAGACCTCGCTTCGGGAAAAGAATTTGAAGAATCGTACGACACTCTGGTTTTATCTCCGGGAGCCTCTCCTTTGGTTCCCAAATCGATTAAGGGGGCGGATAAACCTCATGTTTTTACCGTAAGGAATGTAGTCGATATTAAAAAGATAGACGATTATATTCAAACCAATAACGTCAACGATATTGCCGTTATCGGAGCCGGATACATAGGTGTTGAAACTGCGGAAAACTTGCGTCTTGCAGGGAAAAACGTAGCCCTGGTCGAAAAATTAAATCAAGTTGTTGCCCCCTTCGATTACGATATGGCGCAGCTTTTGCATAAAGAAATGTACGATAAGGGTTTAAATCTTATCCTTGGTGACGGCATAAAAGAAATAAACGATGATAATATAGTTTTGGAAAGCGGTAAAAAGGTTACCGCAAAGGCTGTAGTTCTTTCTTTGGGTGTATATCCTGAAACGGAATTGGCGAAGTCGGCGGGCATTACATTGGGAGAGACGGGAGCTATCCTTGTAGACCATAATTACCGCACCAATATTGACGATATTTATGCGGTAGGAGATGCCATAGAAGTAAGCCACTTTATTACAAACAAAAAGACCCGTCTTACGCTTGCAGGTCCCGCTCAAAGACAAGCCAGAGCGGCAGCCGATGATATGTACAGAATTCCTCACAGAAATACCGGCGTTATCGGCTCTTCCGTTATCCACTGCTTTGATTATAATGCGGCATGCACGGGGCTTAACGAAAAGGATTGTAAAGCGAACGGAATAAATTACGATTACGTTTATCTTATCCCCGGTGATAAGGTAGGTCTTATGCCCAATTCAAATCCGCTTTTCTTTAAACTTATTTTTGAAAAGCCGTCAGGAAGAATTCTCGGTGCACAAGCTATAGGAAAGGGTAATGTAGATAAGCGCGTTGATGTTATCGCCTCGTTTATTATGCTGAACGGAACTCTTGAAGACCTAAAAGAATTGGAGCTTTGTTATTCTCCCATGTTCGGAACGGCAAAGGATATTGTAAACCATGCAGCCCTTGTAGCTCTCAATATTTTAAACGGAGTATTTAAGCAAGTACCCGTTACTATGGTACGCGAGCTTGTAGAAAAAAACGCCTGCATTATTGACGTAAGGGAACCGCACGAATTTGAAGCGGGACATATCGTTAATGCAATAAATATTCCGTTAAGTCAGTTTAGGGAAAGAGTGAAAGAGATTCCTAAAGATAAACCGGTATATTTGCACTGCCGCTCAAGCCAAAGAAGTTATAATGCAATTTGCGCCTTGCAGGGATTAGGTTATAGAAATGTGTATAACATTATGGGCTCTTTCTTGGGATTAAGCGTATACGAATATTACACCGATAAGATTCAAAACCGCAAACCCATTGTTACGGCATATAATTTTAACTAA
- a CDS encoding tetratricopeptide repeat protein produces the protein MKKFASLLFYFLFALSLMSDETVTHTMLKPTKNKKAEKAYLQATEHYQSKNYEKAEEELKEALKLDPDFIDAANMLGLVYYLQFKKVESINTFEKAIKDAKRLKVSDIMLHLNIALAYESNGMIDNAIDAYNYVITTDTNNPEGYYGLAALLYSTGQEIHALRFFKKAFALYIGNEPTYAAQTLCYICSSYCRIGDYNYAKICYNEIKKHSSILKEIDFEQRDMEAIENSAKAEKAAIKKAKFKFQKYGLNVNKASYLKEIDPPKKFGIPIEKAFEFKDGSGIIYYAFAKETKDSGFDAAYAFIHQTSQKLAGKEPSLADIHSSNIIQDTELKKYLKADVNVLDISVSPVASDVKNYKHFVANTIYRKGEGIIFQIILLKDDDFNLDNLVNAYTLCGF, from the coding sequence ATGAAGAAGTTTGCAAGTTTGTTATTTTATTTTTTGTTTGCGCTGAGTTTGATGTCCGATGAAACCGTTACACATACAATGCTTAAACCGACAAAAAATAAAAAAGCTGAAAAAGCTTATTTACAGGCGACAGAGCACTATCAGTCCAAGAACTACGAAAAAGCCGAAGAAGAGTTAAAAGAAGCTCTTAAACTGGACCCGGATTTTATTGATGCGGCCAACATGTTGGGATTGGTATATTACCTGCAATTTAAAAAAGTTGAATCTATAAACACCTTTGAAAAAGCCATAAAGGACGCAAAGAGATTAAAGGTGTCGGACATTATGCTTCACCTTAATATTGCGCTGGCTTACGAATCCAACGGAATGATTGATAATGCAATTGATGCGTACAATTATGTTATTACAACCGATACAAACAACCCGGAAGGTTATTATGGATTAGCTGCATTATTGTATTCTACAGGACAGGAAATTCATGCACTGCGTTTTTTTAAAAAAGCTTTCGCTTTGTATATAGGGAACGAACCGACTTATGCGGCGCAGACTTTATGTTATATATGCAGCTCTTATTGCAGAATCGGTGATTATAACTATGCAAAAATTTGTTATAATGAAATTAAAAAGCATTCTTCAATTTTAAAAGAAATCGATTTTGAACAAAGAGATATGGAAGCTATTGAAAATTCCGCAAAAGCTGAAAAAGCCGCCATTAAAAAAGCCAAATTTAAATTTCAAAAGTACGGATTAAACGTTAATAAAGCTTCTTATTTAAAAGAGATTGACCCTCCTAAAAAATTCGGTATTCCGATTGAAAAAGCTTTTGAATTTAAAGACGGTTCCGGCATAATTTATTATGCCTTTGCAAAAGAAACTAAGGATTCGGGTTTTGACGCAGCTTATGCCTTTATTCATCAAACCTCACAAAAGCTTGCAGGAAAAGAACCGAGTCTTGCCGATATACATTCTTCAAATATTATACAGGATACGGAACTGAAGAAATATTTAAAAGCGGACGTCAACGTTTTAGATATATCGGTTTCTCCCGTTGCTTCTGATGTTAAAAATTATAAACATTTTGTAGCGAATACAATATACCGAAAAGGAGAGGGCATTATATTCCAAATTATACTGCTTAAAGATGATGATTTTAATTTGGATAACTTGGTAAACGCCTATACACTTTGCGGATTTTAA
- a CDS encoding leucine-rich repeat domain-containing protein: protein MPKVTEIGDRAFANTEIESITIPEVTKIGSSAFSGCKNLKTVNMPKVTELGTGVFKSSGLETVTIPKGITKITDSLFEKCENLKTVIMYENVIEFGSGSFEGCNKLSKLILSPKLVKAGSSVFKSSGIKRVDFPEGFKELGSNAFEKCKDLKLVSLPSSVTTVGANAFNECNQNAEVYAKTAEVQTKAKGKGLPDGNIKVGAPPVTID from the coding sequence TTGCCAAAAGTAACCGAAATAGGTGACAGAGCTTTTGCCAATACCGAAATAGAAAGCATTACAATTCCTGAAGTTACTAAAATAGGCAGTTCGGCATTTTCAGGTTGTAAAAATCTTAAAACTGTAAATATGCCTAAGGTTACCGAGTTGGGAACCGGAGTGTTTAAAAGCAGCGGTTTGGAAACCGTAACAATTCCTAAAGGTATTACAAAGATTACGGATTCATTATTTGAAAAATGTGAAAATTTAAAAACTGTAATTATGTATGAGAATGTTATTGAATTCGGAAGCGGTAGTTTTGAGGGTTGCAATAAGTTAAGTAAACTTATCTTATCTCCAAAACTTGTTAAAGCAGGTTCTAGCGTCTTTAAATCCAGCGGTATAAAAAGGGTAGATTTTCCAGAAGGGTTTAAAGAGCTTGGAAGTAACGCTTTTGAAAAATGCAAGGACTTAAAACTTGTAAGTTTGCCTTCAAGTGTTACCACTGTAGGAGCAAATGCATTTAATGAGTGTAATCAAAATGCAGAAGTGTATGCAAAAACAGCTGAAGTTCAAACTAAAGCAAAGGGTAAAGGTCTTCCGGATGGAAATATAAAAGTAGGAGCCCCTCCTGTAACCATAGACTGA
- a CDS encoding InlB B-repeat-containing protein, which produces MNKEQNNRCKIRTINSKYLLICFAVSVLTSVTACRHKGNTLTPPATLSDDSTPPPAAPVERLSKPVVNTTAEDSKVTLLWGGIPNASGYSLVWNGGAEEKLPASQLSISKTGLTNGTSYNYKLKAVGQKVGSVTYTDSEETSGTVTPASGITTYTVSFDTKGGTPASYPQQSIQHGQKIQKPDSDPTKDTYIFKGWYKDPSFGGTAWNFENDIVTEAMTLYAKWDKAFDIDVTTKTLKKYNGEKPKGKLVIPRNIYGKDIENIGENAFKDCTDLTEVVIEEGIKTIGKNAFSGCKKLVKSWQVLNCQK; this is translated from the coding sequence ATGAATAAAGAACAAAATAATCGATGCAAAATTAGAACAATCAATAGCAAGTATTTGCTAATCTGTTTTGCGGTATCCGTTTTGACCTCCGTTACCGCATGCCGCCATAAAGGAAATACTCTTACACCCCCTGCAACTTTATCTGACGATAGTACGCCCCCTCCGGCAGCACCCGTGGAAAGGCTTTCCAAACCGGTAGTTAATACAACCGCAGAAGATAGTAAGGTAACCCTTTTATGGGGCGGTATTCCTAATGCTTCCGGTTATAGTCTTGTTTGGAACGGAGGAGCCGAAGAAAAACTTCCCGCCTCACAACTTTCAATAAGTAAAACCGGGTTGACTAACGGTACGTCTTATAACTATAAACTGAAAGCTGTCGGTCAAAAGGTAGGTTCGGTTACTTATACCGATTCGGAAGAAACTTCCGGAACTGTTACACCAGCTTCTGGCATTACGACTTACACTGTAAGTTTTGATACGAAAGGCGGCACTCCCGCTTCTTATCCGCAACAGAGTATACAGCACGGTCAAAAAATACAAAAACCCGATTCCGACCCTACAAAAGATACTTATATTTTTAAAGGCTGGTATAAAGACCCTTCTTTCGGCGGTACTGCTTGGAACTTTGAAAACGATATTGTAACTGAAGCTATGACCTTATATGCAAAATGGGATAAAGCATTTGATATAGATGTCACAACTAAAACTCTTAAGAAATATAACGGTGAAAAACCCAAGGGAAAGCTGGTAATACCTCGTAATATTTACGGAAAGGATATTGAAAATATAGGAGAAAATGCTTTTAAAGATTGTACGGATTTAACCGAAGTGGTTATTGAAGAGGGAATCAAAACTATAGGTAAAAACGCTTTTTCAGGTTGTAAAAAACTTGTAAAAAGCTGGCAAGTATTGAATTGCCAAAAGTAA
- a CDS encoding glycosyltransferase family 2 protein: MAPLITLSVPVYGTESVLPELLDSLAGQSLFTDGKAGGVAVPFELLIVNDGSPDGTLLPKIIKPYKKALAALCGSVRILEHRKNLGTLEARRTACLHASGTYTVFADSDDSLPPDSLALLIKAALASGAGIQVFYAENFSARSFYATLLKTFRTPFVPWRKTCLFTFLFFYMRRTPAITA, from the coding sequence TTGGCACCACTTATTACGCTTTCCGTTCCCGTTTACGGCACGGAAAGCGTTTTACCGGAACTGCTCGATTCCCTTGCAGGGCAAAGCCTATTTACGGACGGAAAAGCGGGCGGAGTAGCCGTTCCCTTTGAGCTGCTCATTGTAAACGACGGGAGCCCTGACGGGACTTTGCTCCCTAAAATCATAAAGCCCTATAAAAAAGCCTTGGCCGCCTTGTGCGGTTCCGTCCGCATACTTGAGCACCGTAAAAACCTCGGCACCCTTGAAGCCCGCCGTACCGCCTGCTTACATGCGAGCGGCACGTATACGGTTTTTGCCGACTCCGACGACAGCCTGCCGCCCGATTCCCTTGCCCTGCTTATTAAGGCTGCCCTTGCTTCCGGTGCGGGCATTCAAGTTTTTTATGCGGAAAACTTTTCCGCACGGAGCTTTTACGCAACGCTTTTAAAGACATTCCGCACACCTTTTGTACCATGGCGGAAGACTTGCTTATTTACTTTTTTATTCTTTTACATGCGGCGGACTCCCGCTATTACGGCATAG
- a CDS encoding ATP-binding protein, with product MDFNRKLPIGVQSFKDLREKEFLYVDKTAFIPKLANSGKVYFLSRPRRFGKSLFLSTLKAYFLGQKELFKQLAVEQYENATDEPWQEYPVFYFDFNVGEFNSKDDLKARLNFELSRYEEIYGGISDTPALRFQKLLERAYEKTGKQVVVLVDEYDKPLLQTMNVNETLNEEYRATLKAFYSVLKSVDQYVRFAFLTGVTKFSKVSIFSDLNNLRDISFEEDFSSVCGLTQTELEKIFEPEIKILQEKAACSYDEIVLQLKQKYDGYRFHQAGENVYNPFSVINAFAKKELGNYWFETGTPTFLVNSLKDCSYNIPDLDGHVEMDAAGLSDYRANSGSAIPILFQAGYLTIKDYDTDYKIYRLGFPNDEVRYGFLYNLLPAYSNVNFSDTAFSVVTFTKDLRAGKVNEFMQRLKSIMASVPYDTVKKESTESIALREHNFQICVYLVFALMGQFVKTETPSSTGRSDCTVETETAVYIFEFKLKDSAAAALQQIKEKNYAERYRAGNKKIVLIGVSFNAEEKTVGEWIIEEA from the coding sequence ATGGATTTTAACCGAAAACTGCCTATCGGCGTACAAAGTTTTAAAGATTTACGCGAAAAAGAATTTCTTTATGTCGATAAAACCGCATTTATTCCTAAACTCGCAAATTCAGGCAAGGTATATTTTTTAAGCCGCCCGCGCCGCTTCGGTAAAAGTCTTTTTCTTTCGACGTTAAAAGCATACTTTTTAGGGCAAAAAGAATTATTCAAACAGCTTGCAGTCGAGCAATATGAAAATGCAACAGATGAGCCGTGGCAGGAATATCCCGTTTTTTATTTTGATTTTAATGTCGGGGAGTTTAACTCAAAGGACGATTTAAAAGCGCGGCTTAATTTTGAGTTAAGCAGATATGAAGAAATCTACGGCGGCATATCGGACACACCGGCTTTACGGTTTCAAAAACTCCTTGAAAGAGCGTATGAAAAAACCGGAAAGCAGGTTGTTGTGCTTGTAGACGAATACGATAAACCGCTTTTACAAACAATGAATGTAAACGAAACATTAAATGAAGAATACCGCGCAACACTCAAGGCATTTTACTCGGTGTTAAAAAGTGTAGACCAATATGTACGGTTCGCCTTTTTAACCGGTGTTACAAAATTCAGTAAGGTAAGTATTTTCAGCGACTTAAATAATTTACGCGATATAAGTTTTGAAGAAGATTTCAGCTCCGTATGCGGACTTACACAAACGGAACTTGAAAAAATATTTGAACCTGAAATTAAGATATTACAGGAAAAAGCGGCTTGTTCTTATGATGAAATAGTGTTGCAGTTAAAACAAAAATATGACGGCTATCGGTTTCATCAAGCAGGTGAAAATGTGTATAATCCGTTTAGTGTAATAAATGCATTTGCAAAAAAAGAATTGGGAAATTATTGGTTTGAAACGGGCACACCGACTTTTTTGGTAAACTCTTTAAAAGATTGTTCCTATAATATTCCCGACTTGGACGGACATGTGGAAATGGATGCCGCCGGTTTATCCGATTACCGGGCGAACTCAGGTTCGGCAATTCCTATTTTATTTCAAGCGGGATATTTGACAATAAAAGATTATGATACCGATTATAAGATATACCGCTTGGGCTTTCCCAATGACGAAGTGCGCTACGGTTTCTTATATAACCTTTTGCCCGCTTATTCAAATGTAAACTTTTCCGATACGGCGTTTAGCGTTGTTACATTTACTAAAGACTTACGAGCCGGCAAGGTAAACGAATTTATGCAGCGGTTAAAATCGATAATGGCGAGCGTACCTTACGACACGGTAAAAAAAGAAAGTACGGAAAGCATTGCGTTAAGGGAACACAATTTTCAAATATGCGTATACTTAGTCTTTGCACTGATGGGGCAGTTTGTAAAAACGGAAACTCCGTCATCAACGGGAAGGAGCGACTGTACGGTAGAAACCGAAACGGCGGTGTATATTTTTGAATTCAAGTTAAAAGATTCCGCAGCTGCCGCCTTGCAGCAAATCAAGGAAAAAAACTATGCGGAACGGTACAGGGCGGGAAACAAAAAAATCGTGTTAATCGGAGTAAGTTTTAATGCCGAAGAGAAAACCGTCGGTGAGTGGATAATTGAAGAAGCGTAA
- a CDS encoding helix-turn-helix transcriptional regulator, translated as MKWLEKLNNALSYIEEHLEDEISFEKAAHAACCSVYYFQRIFSYVAGVSLSEYIRRRRMTQAGFELQRTGQKVIDVALKYGYSSPTSFNRAFQSVHGIAPFEAKNIGSKLNAYPAIQFSVKVTGGNGIAYHIEKKEAIRIVGIRTQL; from the coding sequence ATGAAATGGTTAGAAAAATTAAACAATGCGCTATCATATATTGAAGAACACTTGGAAGATGAAATTTCATTTGAAAAAGCGGCGCACGCAGCGTGCTGCTCCGTCTACTATTTTCAAAGAATTTTTTCTTATGTAGCAGGAGTTTCTTTGTCCGAATATATTCGTCGTAGAAGAATGACGCAAGCGGGATTTGAACTACAACGAACGGGACAGAAAGTGATAGATGTTGCACTTAAATACGGTTATTCATCACCGACATCATTTAATCGTGCTTTTCAGAGTGTTCACGGAATAGCTCCTTTTGAAGCTAAGAACATCGGAAGTAAATTAAATGCTTATCCGGCTATACAATTTTCAGTCAAGGTAACGGGAGGAAATGGTATTGCCTATCATATTGAAAAAAAAGAAGCAATACGCATTGTTGGGATAAGGACACAGTTGTAA